In Neorhodopirellula lusitana, the following are encoded in one genomic region:
- a CDS encoding penicillin-insensitive murein endopeptidase, producing MNTCQLDYQRFTSRAWRHWVIACVAILFSANPVQAEFGQQGEPTTQPVLTSQAKLEPSAARQRVESQITAIRESKPPSLSVGTLRSGQLAHPAELPKPEGIGYVISHPDRDTNFGADRMVFGLMRLGVTMHEHLGDESIHRMLVNEISDPDGGKQKRHINHQMGLDVDICFYASDLDGKPLRARWLSFDEKGLSPAKKLRFDTTRNWLLLESILSSDTFGDIRAVLVSEPLKKRLLNHAMSLEEKATGVEAERLREHIRRAMALCRQPKSSPHDNHFHLSLEN from the coding sequence TTGAACACTTGCCAATTGGACTATCAACGCTTCACTTCACGTGCTTGGCGTCATTGGGTGATCGCTTGCGTTGCGATTTTGTTTTCCGCCAATCCGGTCCAAGCCGAATTCGGTCAGCAGGGCGAACCCACTACCCAGCCCGTACTCACTTCCCAGGCAAAACTCGAGCCAAGTGCAGCACGGCAACGGGTCGAGTCACAAATCACAGCGATACGAGAATCGAAACCTCCTAGTCTATCGGTGGGGACGCTCAGAAGCGGTCAATTGGCGCACCCCGCTGAATTGCCCAAGCCAGAGGGCATCGGTTACGTCATCAGCCATCCAGATCGTGATACCAATTTTGGAGCCGACCGAATGGTGTTTGGGCTGATGCGATTGGGGGTGACGATGCACGAGCATCTTGGCGACGAATCAATCCACCGAATGCTAGTGAATGAAATATCCGACCCCGATGGCGGAAAGCAGAAACGCCATATCAACCATCAAATGGGGTTGGATGTCGATATCTGTTTCTATGCCAGCGATCTCGACGGCAAGCCGCTTCGTGCGAGATGGTTGAGCTTCGATGAAAAGGGTTTGTCACCCGCCAAAAAGTTGCGATTCGATACCACACGCAATTGGTTATTGCTCGAATCGATTTTGTCGAGCGACACGTTCGGCGATATTCGCGCGGTCCTGGTCTCCGAGCCACTTAAAAAGCGTTTGCTCAACCACGCGATGTCTTTGGAAGAGAAAGCGACGGGTGTCGAAGCAGAGCGTCTGCGTGAGCACATTCGACGGGCGATGGCTTTGTGCAGGCAACCAAAGTCGTCGCCGCACGACAACCACTTTCATTTAAGTCTTGAAAATTAG
- a CDS encoding AraC family transcriptional regulator gives MKNLHVGILVETEDTWGRNIVESVCRFGQKEKWTLLIGPRNEQGQLSLPRVWGGHGVIAAFRQPSTVQQLKQLQVPVVDVSSTLKKKDWFARVETDDRARAKMAVEHLVSRGIQHFACYAPSIGRYSDLRATEFKACVESAGYQCAMYTPDGQSEGGWLTNYAKAGQWLAKLPRPLGVFAGDPYPARQLIEICALDGIRIPDDVAILSGDDDELLCNVATPQISSIELASHRIGETAAKLLKRLMSGAQVSLHTRSIPPLRIRARQSTNLLAIDDPELVRMLRTIREHAKDGISVAEVANACCVSRRTLEQKFKEQLGRTPGEEIRRTKFENVRRLLLDTDKSIESIAYDSGFASGASLSQAFQKYFNETPGEYRRSR, from the coding sequence ATGAAGAATCTCCACGTCGGGATATTGGTCGAAACGGAAGACACATGGGGCCGAAATATTGTCGAGTCCGTTTGTCGGTTTGGCCAGAAAGAAAAGTGGACCCTCTTGATTGGTCCGCGAAATGAGCAAGGGCAGTTGAGCCTTCCAAGGGTGTGGGGAGGCCATGGCGTGATTGCGGCGTTTCGCCAACCGTCGACGGTTCAACAGCTGAAGCAACTGCAAGTTCCTGTTGTCGATGTGTCCAGCACGTTGAAAAAGAAGGACTGGTTTGCGCGAGTGGAAACCGATGACCGGGCGAGAGCCAAGATGGCGGTCGAACATCTTGTCAGTCGCGGGATTCAACACTTCGCCTGCTACGCGCCATCGATTGGTCGTTATTCCGATTTGCGAGCGACCGAGTTCAAAGCTTGCGTCGAATCGGCCGGCTACCAATGCGCGATGTACACCCCCGACGGACAAAGCGAAGGCGGGTGGCTGACCAACTATGCCAAAGCCGGCCAATGGCTCGCAAAGCTGCCGCGACCTTTGGGGGTATTCGCCGGTGACCCTTATCCAGCCCGCCAATTAATCGAAATCTGTGCTTTGGATGGGATTCGAATTCCTGATGACGTGGCAATTCTTTCAGGCGACGATGACGAGCTGCTTTGCAACGTCGCGACACCACAAATTTCAAGCATTGAGTTGGCGAGCCATCGAATAGGAGAGACCGCAGCCAAGTTGCTGAAGCGATTGATGAGCGGTGCCCAGGTGTCACTTCACACCCGATCGATTCCACCGCTGCGAATTCGCGCTCGCCAATCGACAAACCTACTCGCGATTGATGATCCGGAATTGGTAAGGATGCTGCGAACGATCCGCGAGCATGCCAAGGATGGAATCAGCGTGGCGGAAGTCGCAAACGCGTGCTGTGTCTCGCGACGGACCCTGGAACAAAAGTTCAAAGAACAACTCGGACGGACCCCTGGAGAAGAGATCCGACGCACCAAGTTCGAAAACGTGCGACGACTGCTATTGGACACCGACAAATCAATCGAGTCGATCGCCTACGATTCGGGGTTTGCCAGCGGCGCTTCGCTTTCGCAGGCATTTCAAAAGTATTTCAACGAGACCCCGGGCGAATACCGGCGGTCGAGATGA
- a CDS encoding sulfatase-like hydrolase/transferase: MKNRNSILLLLVGLLCSAEAFADRQSEQPNIVFLMTDDQRWDNFGCYGRPEFRTENIDRLAKEGVIFDHAYYAVAICLPSRVTMMSGRYLSNHKVGFSHPYNYTFSKSDFNNTYPAMLKAAGYRTGFIGKFGFPVTDEAYERKGLVSGYDLRQQLSPYFDFFAGSGVHFRGAFASWPKDEEMEAIYSQKRPLNERTLKTGDAMIHFLKTQPKEQPFCLSVSFFAVKNDKDRDMYPPDVAEFSDHDFSVPENWVEGRNTKLPKVLDNWRGVPLHKQRTSTPALYQKLVRRFATQGYSVDQQVGRLVQQLKEMGVLDNTVIIYTSDNGRFHGSHGLYDKAILYDESVKAPFIVFDGRVAKAERGRRESALMSSVDVAPTIVSYAGLNIPESMQGRDLTPVIQQTQDREQWREAVYIESLFIGSLHSKKVPENIAEINERVIEENKSYRSRGVRTERYKYFSYYEHSPVIEELYDMEADPYEQHNLVTSPEYSEVLNKLRKETQERHALISSQEGHPQR, translated from the coding sequence ATGAAGAATAGAAATAGTATACTTTTATTATTAGTCGGACTTCTCTGTAGTGCAGAGGCGTTTGCCGACCGTCAATCTGAACAACCCAATATTGTCTTCTTGATGACGGATGATCAACGTTGGGACAATTTCGGTTGCTACGGCAGGCCTGAGTTCAGGACGGAGAACATCGACCGTCTCGCAAAAGAGGGCGTCATTTTTGATCACGCCTACTACGCGGTAGCGATTTGTTTACCGAGTCGCGTGACGATGATGTCAGGGCGATATCTCTCGAATCACAAAGTTGGATTCTCGCATCCGTATAACTACACTTTTTCCAAGTCTGATTTCAACAACACCTATCCTGCAATGCTCAAAGCCGCAGGGTATCGGACTGGGTTTATAGGGAAGTTCGGGTTTCCCGTGACGGATGAAGCTTATGAGCGGAAGGGCTTGGTATCCGGCTATGATTTGCGGCAACAGCTCTCCCCATACTTTGACTTCTTTGCGGGATCGGGTGTGCACTTTCGTGGTGCGTTCGCGTCCTGGCCTAAAGATGAAGAAATGGAAGCAATCTACAGTCAAAAACGGCCGCTTAACGAGCGCACTCTCAAGACTGGCGATGCGATGATTCATTTCCTGAAGACTCAGCCGAAGGAGCAGCCATTCTGCCTCTCGGTTAGTTTCTTTGCGGTTAAGAATGACAAAGATCGCGACATGTATCCTCCCGATGTCGCGGAATTCAGCGATCACGACTTCAGCGTTCCTGAAAACTGGGTGGAAGGTCGGAATACAAAGCTGCCCAAGGTGCTGGACAATTGGCGAGGAGTGCCCTTGCACAAGCAAAGGACATCGACGCCAGCGCTCTACCAAAAATTGGTCCGACGATTTGCGACGCAAGGATACAGCGTCGACCAACAGGTAGGTCGACTGGTTCAACAGCTCAAAGAAATGGGTGTGCTCGACAATACGGTGATCATCTATACGAGCGACAACGGACGTTTCCATGGCTCGCACGGTCTCTATGACAAAGCGATCCTCTATGATGAGTCCGTGAAGGCGCCGTTCATCGTGTTTGACGGGCGAGTTGCGAAAGCAGAACGGGGGCGTCGTGAGTCTGCTTTGATGTCTTCGGTCGATGTCGCGCCGACCATCGTCTCGTATGCAGGGCTCAACATTCCAGAAAGCATGCAAGGCCGAGATCTGACTCCAGTGATTCAGCAAACTCAAGACCGCGAGCAATGGCGTGAAGCAGTTTATATCGAAAGCCTTTTCATCGGGAGCCTACACTCAAAGAAGGTGCCGGAGAATATCGCCGAAATCAACGAACGCGTCATTGAGGAGAACAAGTCTTACCGGTCACGAGGCGTGAGGACCGAACGCTATAAATACTTCAGCTACTACGAACACTCTCCAGTCATTGAAGAGCTTTATGATATGGAGGCCGATCCATATGAGCAGCACAATTTAGTCACCAGCCCAGAATATAGCGAAGTCTTAAACAAACTCAGAAAAGAAACCCAAGAGCGTCACGCATTGATCAGCTCGCAAGAAGGGCATCCTCAACGATGA
- a CDS encoding sulfatase family protein, which produces MAFADEQPNIVLIFADDLGYGDLSCNGATKLQTPNIDRLAKEGRRFTDAHSASAVCTPSRYALLTGEYPHRKNLYAPVFLKTGLVIDPDQQTIASVSKDAGYETAIIGKWHLGFGDKTPDWNGELKPGPLELGFDYYFGVPVVNSHPPFVYVENHRVVGQVPEDPFVYGKKAKTQEIPEKMKLDNIGGADAAHAFYDDYQVGSTLTQKAVQWIKERGENKFFLCLSTTNIHHPFTPAPRFQGTSECGLYGDFVHELDWIVGEVVKTLEEQGVADNTLIIFTSDNGGMLNHTGQKTWSMGHALNGPYLGFKFDAWEGGHRVPFIVRWPGKVEAGSTSDELICNVDMIASFAALTGQTLQDGQGQDSVNILPALTGRSVERDHLLLSPFRKSHLSIRKGKWMFIGGQGGGGFTSKEVGNHGFGGPAAITFTGRENSDIENGKIKKDAPPAQLYDLKDDPAQTTNLYNSYPEVVQEMEALLKSYKPATSKKKKEKK; this is translated from the coding sequence ATGGCGTTTGCTGACGAGCAACCCAACATCGTCCTAATTTTCGCCGACGATCTTGGCTATGGCGATCTCAGTTGCAATGGCGCGACCAAGCTGCAGACTCCAAACATCGACAGGCTGGCAAAAGAGGGACGTCGTTTTACCGATGCCCATTCGGCATCGGCTGTCTGTACGCCCTCTCGCTATGCCTTGCTGACTGGCGAGTATCCCCACCGGAAAAACCTGTATGCGCCAGTGTTCCTAAAAACCGGATTGGTGATCGATCCCGACCAACAGACAATTGCGAGCGTATCGAAAGATGCCGGCTATGAAACAGCGATCATCGGTAAGTGGCATCTTGGCTTTGGTGATAAGACTCCGGACTGGAACGGAGAGCTAAAACCCGGCCCGTTGGAGCTGGGGTTTGATTATTATTTTGGGGTGCCTGTCGTGAACAGTCATCCGCCTTTTGTGTATGTGGAAAATCACCGGGTGGTGGGACAGGTTCCTGAAGATCCGTTTGTCTATGGGAAGAAGGCGAAGACCCAAGAAATTCCCGAGAAGATGAAACTTGATAACATCGGCGGTGCCGATGCGGCGCACGCGTTTTATGACGATTATCAAGTCGGTAGCACGCTGACCCAAAAGGCGGTCCAGTGGATAAAGGAACGCGGCGAAAACAAATTCTTCCTTTGCTTGTCGACTACGAACATTCACCACCCGTTTACGCCGGCTCCCCGTTTTCAGGGTACCAGTGAATGCGGATTGTATGGCGACTTCGTGCACGAGCTGGACTGGATCGTCGGCGAGGTCGTGAAAACGCTTGAGGAGCAGGGGGTAGCGGACAATACGCTGATCATCTTTACCAGCGATAACGGCGGGATGTTGAACCACACCGGGCAGAAAACCTGGAGCATGGGGCACGCGTTGAATGGTCCGTATCTCGGCTTTAAGTTTGATGCATGGGAAGGGGGGCACCGCGTTCCGTTTATTGTCCGTTGGCCTGGCAAGGTGGAAGCTGGCAGCACATCCGATGAGCTGATCTGTAACGTAGATATGATCGCCAGTTTTGCCGCGTTGACCGGCCAGACGCTGCAAGACGGCCAGGGTCAGGATAGCGTCAACATCCTGCCGGCTCTGACGGGCCGATCGGTGGAGCGGGACCATTTGTTGTTGTCACCCTTCAGGAAGAGCCACCTTTCCATCCGTAAAGGGAAATGGATGTTTATTGGCGGGCAGGGCGGTGGCGGATTCACTTCCAAAGAGGTCGGGAATCACGGTTTCGGTGGCCCTGCGGCGATAACATTTACTGGGCGTGAAAACAGTGATATTGAAAACGGGAAGATCAAAAAAGACGCGCCGCCTGCCCAGCTTTATGATCTGAAAGACGATCCGGCGCAGACGACCAATCTGTACAATAGTTATCCCGAGGTTGTGCAGGAGATGGAGGCTTTGCTGAAAAGCTACAAGCCGGCGACTTCGAAGAAAAAGAAAGAAAAGAAATAA
- a CDS encoding glycoside hydrolase family 172 protein, whose translation MRIVTKVVWSFGVFVAISTCAVHAQESVSIESLLKEMVDRDAVASFPETDFRLKQHSSYNRASKTPEEPKGWFTNQDYNPKRANTHNFIRIEENNGRKEWVLMDHQAPGAIVRTWMPWLNQKKPGTNITMRIYLDGSEEPAIEGNMLGLFDGTGMIPYPFAHPSLRSAVSFFPIPYAKSCKVTTDSKPFFFQFTFREYPEGTSIETFTMTDFDAAKELTEVTGKQLLHPTAVGAGDPLKFSATLDDQAEQSLQLPAGTASVRELSVKLGVYSNPNITRLVVLKMEFDGKPTVWCPIGDFFGSGIGLNPVEGWYRTVSEDGTMSCRWVMPYQKGGKVSLLNMSGAPVDAELEVKTGDWKWDKDSMYFHAAWRGQYPVPTRPFSDWNYVTLKGKGVYVGDTLTIMNPVEKWWGEGDEKIWVDGEDFPSIFGTGTEDYYAYSWGGRSTDFYQHPFHAQPFANQYNKLNRKPETDDSRNAQGFSVETRSRALDTMPFGSSLQLDMEVWSGTDCDMGYQVGTYWYAYPETTSNRKPEPTEVLNVPPLPDGITGLKP comes from the coding sequence ATGAGAATAGTCACGAAAGTAGTCTGGTCATTTGGCGTCTTTGTCGCGATCTCGACCTGTGCGGTTCATGCACAAGAATCGGTAAGCATTGAGTCATTGCTCAAGGAGATGGTGGATCGCGATGCGGTGGCGAGTTTTCCGGAAACGGATTTTCGCCTCAAGCAACATAGCAGCTACAATCGAGCATCTAAGACACCCGAGGAGCCGAAGGGCTGGTTTACCAACCAAGACTACAATCCTAAACGCGCGAATACCCACAACTTCATTCGGATCGAAGAGAACAATGGCCGCAAAGAGTGGGTGTTGATGGACCACCAGGCTCCTGGCGCGATTGTCCGGACTTGGATGCCTTGGCTCAATCAGAAGAAGCCTGGCACGAATATCACAATGCGGATCTATCTTGATGGTTCCGAGGAGCCCGCGATTGAGGGAAATATGTTGGGGCTGTTCGACGGCACCGGCATGATTCCTTACCCTTTTGCGCACCCGTCGCTGCGCTCTGCGGTGAGCTTCTTTCCGATTCCTTATGCCAAGAGCTGCAAGGTCACCACGGATAGCAAGCCGTTCTTTTTCCAGTTCACCTTTCGTGAATACCCCGAAGGCACTTCGATTGAGACCTTCACCATGACTGATTTCGATGCGGCCAAAGAACTGACCGAGGTAACGGGCAAACAACTGCTCCATCCCACTGCCGTTGGTGCAGGCGATCCGCTGAAGTTCAGTGCCACACTCGACGATCAAGCGGAACAGTCGCTGCAACTGCCAGCGGGGACGGCCTCGGTGCGAGAGCTATCGGTAAAGCTCGGTGTTTATTCAAACCCGAACATCACACGCTTGGTCGTGCTGAAGATGGAGTTTGACGGCAAGCCGACTGTCTGGTGCCCGATAGGAGACTTCTTTGGCTCTGGTATTGGTTTGAATCCAGTGGAAGGTTGGTATCGCACCGTTTCTGAAGACGGCACGATGAGTTGCCGCTGGGTCATGCCCTATCAAAAGGGTGGTAAAGTTTCTTTACTCAATATGAGTGGTGCTCCGGTGGATGCGGAGCTGGAAGTCAAAACCGGCGACTGGAAGTGGGATAAGGATTCCATGTATTTTCATGCTGCCTGGCGGGGACAGTATCCGGTGCCAACACGTCCTTTCTCCGATTGGAACTACGTCACCCTGAAGGGCAAGGGCGTTTATGTCGGCGATACGTTGACCATCATGAATCCCGTCGAAAAATGGTGGGGCGAAGGTGATGAGAAGATCTGGGTCGATGGCGAGGACTTTCCCTCCATTTTCGGAACCGGAACCGAAGACTACTACGCGTATTCTTGGGGAGGTCGCAGCACAGACTTCTACCAACACCCTTTCCACGCTCAACCGTTTGCCAATCAATACAACAAGTTGAACCGCAAACCAGAAACCGATGACTCCCGCAATGCGCAAGGGTTCAGTGTGGAAACACGTAGTCGTGCCTTAGATACGATGCCCTTTGGTAGCTCTCTTCAATTGGATATGGAAGTGTGGTCAGGCACGGATTGCGACATGGGTTACCAAGTTGGAACGTACTGGTATGCCTATCCAGAAACGACGTCCAACCGCAAGCCAGAGCCAACGGAAGTGCTCAACGTGCCGCCGCTACCGGATGGCATCACGGGACTCAAGCCTTAA
- a CDS encoding alpha-L-fucosidase, translating to MKTMLLSLSALLAGSLSLVAAQESSNPQEVDKNSFDDDLRQTPDSIARKEKWFYEAKFGAFIHFGVYSVLEGAYQGKVQRPRYAEWIWADAKISAAEYREVAMTFNPVEFDAQQWVKIFKDNGMKYVVITAKHHDGFALFDSAVSDFNMVDATPFKRDIIKELSEACHRNGLKFGVYYSQAQDWYDPNAPVMSPRRTRRSVMHPDLPKGFRPDFDKYLKEKSLPQVEELMKNYEIDLVWFDTPIDMTFERAKLFTDVVRKHRPDCVINSRLIQKGKNKILAENLELFDYISVGDKEVPTTKLPLYFESPDSVSTSYGYKTYGNHQYHTEVEMIQRLVHTVCSGGNYLLNNGPMGSGKIDPEAVRLYGAIGDWLKVNGESIFDTHRSPLPERPEWGGCSISKDGKTLYLHILEWPESGTLSVDGVESQATAASFLANGENVEFVQDGKTLKLNLPAKPLDQYDTVVKVAF from the coding sequence ATGAAAACCATGTTGTTGTCTTTGTCCGCGTTGCTGGCCGGTAGCCTGTCGTTAGTGGCTGCACAAGAATCGTCCAACCCACAAGAAGTCGACAAGAATAGTTTCGACGATGACTTGCGGCAAACGCCGGATTCGATTGCTCGCAAAGAGAAATGGTTCTACGAAGCGAAATTCGGTGCCTTCATTCACTTCGGTGTGTATTCGGTTCTGGAAGGTGCTTACCAGGGGAAGGTTCAGCGGCCGCGCTACGCAGAGTGGATTTGGGCTGATGCCAAAATATCGGCGGCAGAATACCGTGAAGTCGCGATGACTTTTAATCCGGTCGAATTCGACGCTCAGCAGTGGGTCAAAATCTTTAAAGACAACGGTATGAAGTACGTCGTGATTACGGCGAAACATCATGACGGGTTTGCGCTATTCGATTCCGCCGTCAGCGACTTCAACATGGTGGACGCTACTCCGTTCAAACGCGACATCATCAAGGAGCTGAGCGAAGCCTGTCACCGCAATGGCCTGAAGTTTGGTGTCTATTATTCGCAGGCACAGGACTGGTATGACCCAAATGCCCCCGTCATGTCGCCTCGACGGACGCGACGAAGTGTGATGCATCCGGATCTTCCTAAGGGATTTAGGCCTGATTTTGACAAATACCTCAAGGAGAAAAGTCTTCCGCAGGTCGAAGAGTTGATGAAAAACTATGAAATCGATTTGGTTTGGTTTGATACGCCGATCGACATGACGTTTGAACGAGCAAAGTTGTTTACCGATGTGGTTCGCAAGCACCGTCCCGACTGCGTGATCAACTCTCGCCTGATTCAAAAAGGGAAGAACAAGATTTTGGCGGAAAATCTGGAACTGTTCGACTACATCTCCGTCGGTGACAAGGAAGTTCCGACGACGAAGCTGCCGCTTTACTTCGAATCACCAGACAGCGTGAGCACGTCGTATGGCTACAAGACGTACGGAAATCATCAGTATCATACGGAAGTGGAAATGATTCAGCGGCTCGTTCACACGGTGTGTTCAGGCGGAAATTATCTGCTGAACAATGGACCGATGGGCAGCGGTAAGATTGATCCCGAAGCGGTGCGGCTCTACGGTGCGATCGGTGACTGGCTGAAGGTCAACGGGGAATCGATTTTTGATACACATCGCAGTCCGTTGCCCGAGCGACCGGAATGGGGCGGCTGCTCTATCAGCAAAGATGGCAAGACGCTCTACCTGCATATTCTGGAGTGGCCTGAATCTGGAACGCTCAGCGTCGATGGCGTTGAATCCCAGGCAACTGCTGCAAGTTTTCTGGCCAACGGCGAAAACGTCGAGTTCGTGCAGGATGGTAAAACACTGAAACTAAACCTGCCGGCAAAACCGCTCGACCAATACGACACGGTCGTGAAGGTTGCGTTTTGA